A DNA window from Undibacterium sp. YM2 contains the following coding sequences:
- a CDS encoding YihY/virulence factor BrkB family protein, giving the protein MLQRTLSEWLRHRAASKGAALAFYTLFSMAPILVLVLAIAGFFYGQQAAQGQLFHQLQTLVGHTSAEAIQAMLAGARNEDEGRLATIIASVLLLVGATSVFAELKESLDEIWQVPHQTDSSIWHLLRTRLLSFGLVLVLAFLMLVSLVINAVLAALEHYWSGSQIAISLVFLPLSAMTSFAVIACLFAVIFKMLPQVRLSWNDVWVGALGTAGLFHAGKYAIGLYIGNSGVANSFGAAGSMIAILLWVYYSAQIFLLGAEFTRQYAYSMGSLQNQKQTAAT; this is encoded by the coding sequence ATCCTGCAGCGCACCCTGAGTGAATGGCTACGCCACCGCGCCGCCAGCAAGGGCGCGGCGCTGGCTTTCTATACCCTGTTTTCGATGGCACCTATCCTGGTACTGGTGCTCGCCATCGCCGGTTTTTTCTACGGCCAGCAAGCGGCACAGGGGCAGTTATTCCATCAATTACAAACCCTGGTCGGACACACCAGTGCCGAGGCCATACAAGCCATGCTGGCGGGTGCACGCAATGAAGACGAAGGCCGTCTGGCGACCATCATTGCCAGTGTGCTGCTGCTGGTTGGTGCCACCAGTGTCTTTGCCGAACTCAAGGAAAGCCTTGATGAAATCTGGCAAGTGCCACACCAGACCGACAGCAGCATCTGGCATTTGCTGCGTACCCGCCTGCTCTCTTTTGGCCTGGTGCTGGTACTGGCATTTCTGATGCTGGTGTCACTGGTCATCAATGCCGTGCTGGCAGCGCTGGAACATTACTGGAGCGGCAGCCAGATTGCGATTTCCCTGGTATTCCTGCCCTTGTCTGCGATGACCAGCTTTGCCGTCATTGCCTGTCTGTTTGCGGTTATTTTCAAGATGCTGCCGCAGGTAAGGCTTTCCTGGAATGATGTATGGGTAGGTGCACTCGGTACGGCGGGCTTGTTCCACGCCGGTAAATATGCGATAGGCCTGTACATAGGCAATAGTGGTGTCGCTAACAGCTTTGGCGCCGCCGGATCAATGATCGCGATTTTGTTATGGGTATATTACTCGGCCCAGATTTTCCTGCTTGGTGCAGAATTTACCCGCCAGTATGCGTATTCTATGGGCAGCTTGCAAAATCAAAAGCAAACTGCCGCGACCTGA
- a CDS encoding EAL domain-containing protein yields MTETREDLPASAQPAPARSIRSYLLMLVLAVSLPLVAAVAFGIYYDFQQSTNFTKTTLKTMISVMIKNTHGKLDQAHKIMAGVASLPLVRQLQLQGCPEKMTSLASLDPAYARLAIVDLQGNILCSARNVPAAVLRAMINVADFAETVKTGHLTISPPHKVQASSPWNTIMSLPVRNQAGQIIAVVILSLDVNFYDPGIPAEFLPDASRFGFFRDDGIMVWRNLDPDQVIGTRPNAEAARRIVTTRKGEFESLAVDGVTRFFSVMPMPEYGMIAFVGVPADTIFAQARTRAAEAILLTLVMIGLLWVVARAFGQRITRPMTALERVARAVQRGNLSARASLTGPGELQAVANEFNRMLAAQQHSDELFRAFLDNSAIVAWIKDEDGRYQFVSDNFLRRFSFQASEVIGKTDHDILPPEIADSYRASDLALLATGGQDEAIWPSDNPGESVSWWLVNKFVFTGSDGKRQLGGLAVDITERKRMTDLDELILQTAMDAFWLVDKNGKLRAVNETACSMMGYSREEMLKLSIDDVDIMDEFEGKPVHERLDIVRQAGAQQFEARHKCKDGHIIDVEVSVRYLPGQELFPAFVRDITARKQAEQSLHLAATVFESHEGMFVTSANKIIQQVNRAFTEITGYSREDAIGQSPKILNSGRHDQDFFADMDVHLGMSGSWQGEIWNRHKDGHISPQWLAITAVYGRNNELLHYVGTLVDISMRKAAEDEIKTLAFYDPLTHLPNRRLLTDRLQQALLACARSGRKGALMYIDLDNFKTLNDTQGHYKGDLLLQQVSGRLTNCVREGDTVARIGGDEFVLLLENLSESTHEAASQIEMVGKKILAALNQPYDLEGYECHSTPSIGATLIADQDNGYEELMKQADLAMYAAKTAGRNTLRFFDPAMQAVVSSRARMEKELRDALREQQLRLFYQPQVGRDGELLGAEALVRWQHPQRGMISPAEFIPLAEATGLILPLGQWVLRTACMQLLDWANDPASAKLTIAVNVSARQFRQIDIVEQVLGILQETGANPQLLKLELTESLLVDDVEDTITKMEQLKAAGLCFSLDDFGTGYSSLTYLKRLPLDQLKIDQSFVRDVLTDPNDAAIARTIVALSQSMGLSVIAEGVESAEQRDYLASQGCFAYQGYHFGKPVPIADFTTAHLDQPGLP; encoded by the coding sequence ATGACAGAAACGCGTGAAGACTTACCGGCATCAGCTCAGCCAGCGCCAGCGAGGTCCATACGCAGTTATTTGCTGATGCTGGTACTGGCCGTGTCCTTGCCACTGGTGGCTGCTGTCGCCTTTGGCATCTATTACGACTTCCAGCAATCAACCAATTTCACCAAGACCACCCTGAAGACCATGATCAGCGTCATGATCAAGAACACCCATGGCAAGCTGGACCAGGCGCACAAGATCATGGCCGGAGTCGCCAGCCTGCCACTGGTGAGGCAATTGCAGTTACAGGGCTGCCCCGAAAAAATGACCAGCCTGGCCAGCCTCGACCCTGCCTATGCGCGTCTGGCCATTGTCGATCTGCAGGGCAATATCCTGTGCAGTGCACGCAATGTTCCTGCTGCCGTGCTGAGGGCCATGATCAACGTCGCCGACTTTGCCGAAACCGTGAAGACCGGGCACCTGACTATTTCGCCTCCACACAAGGTACAGGCATCATCCCCCTGGAATACGATCATGAGCCTGCCTGTGCGTAATCAGGCAGGCCAGATCATCGCCGTAGTGATACTGTCACTGGATGTGAATTTCTACGATCCCGGCATTCCTGCCGAGTTCTTGCCTGACGCCAGCCGTTTTGGCTTTTTCAGGGATGACGGCATCATGGTCTGGCGCAATCTCGACCCTGACCAGGTCATCGGCACCCGCCCCAATGCCGAAGCTGCCAGGCGTATTGTGACAACCAGGAAAGGCGAATTCGAGAGTCTGGCCGTGGATGGTGTGACGCGTTTCTTCTCGGTCATGCCCATGCCTGAATACGGCATGATCGCCTTTGTCGGTGTACCGGCAGATACCATCTTTGCCCAGGCCAGGACACGCGCTGCCGAAGCCATCCTGCTCACGCTGGTGATGATAGGTTTGTTGTGGGTGGTCGCACGTGCCTTTGGCCAGCGCATCACCCGGCCCATGACCGCACTGGAAAGGGTTGCCCGGGCGGTGCAAAGAGGCAACCTCAGTGCCAGGGCCAGCCTGACCGGGCCGGGCGAATTGCAGGCTGTGGCAAATGAATTCAACCGCATGCTGGCGGCACAGCAGCATAGTGATGAATTGTTCCGCGCTTTTCTGGACAATAGTGCTATTGTCGCCTGGATCAAGGATGAAGATGGCCGTTACCAGTTTGTCAGCGACAATTTCTTGCGGCGTTTTTCTTTCCAGGCCAGCGAGGTCATAGGCAAGACTGACCACGATATTTTACCGCCAGAAATTGCCGACAGCTATCGCGCCAGTGACCTCGCCCTGCTGGCCACCGGCGGGCAGGACGAGGCCATCTGGCCCTCGGACAATCCCGGTGAAAGTGTCAGCTGGTGGCTGGTCAACAAGTTTGTGTTTACCGGCTCGGACGGCAAGCGCCAGCTTGGCGGCCTGGCCGTGGATATCACTGAACGCAAGCGCATGACCGACCTTGATGAGTTGATCCTGCAAACTGCCATGGACGCTTTCTGGCTGGTCGACAAGAACGGCAAGCTGCGCGCCGTCAATGAAACTGCCTGCAGCATGATGGGCTACAGCCGTGAAGAAATGCTCAAGCTCAGCATCGACGATGTCGATATCATGGATGAATTTGAAGGCAAACCGGTGCATGAAAGACTGGACATCGTGCGTCAGGCCGGTGCCCAGCAATTCGAGGCCAGGCACAAATGCAAGGATGGTCACATCATCGATGTTGAAGTCTCGGTACGCTACCTGCCCGGCCAGGAATTATTCCCCGCCTTTGTGCGCGATATCACGGCGCGCAAGCAGGCCGAACAAAGCCTGCACCTGGCAGCTACCGTATTTGAATCGCATGAAGGCATGTTCGTGACGAGTGCCAACAAGATTATCCAGCAAGTCAACCGCGCCTTTACCGAAATCACTGGCTACAGCCGTGAAGATGCGATAGGACAAAGCCCCAAAATCCTCAATTCTGGCCGCCACGACCAGGATTTTTTTGCCGACATGGATGTGCACCTGGGCATGAGTGGCTCCTGGCAGGGTGAAATCTGGAACCGTCACAAGGATGGTCATATCAGCCCGCAATGGCTGGCCATCACCGCCGTGTATGGCCGCAATAATGAATTGCTGCATTATGTTGGTACCCTCGTTGATATCTCCATGCGCAAGGCCGCAGAAGATGAAATCAAGACCCTGGCTTTCTATGACCCGCTGACCCACCTGCCCAACCGCCGTCTGCTGACCGACCGCCTGCAACAGGCCCTGCTGGCCTGCGCCCGCAGTGGCCGCAAGGGTGCGCTGATGTACATTGATCTCGACAACTTCAAGACGCTCAATGATACCCAGGGCCACTACAAGGGCGACCTGCTGCTACAGCAGGTATCCGGGCGCCTGACCAATTGTGTGCGCGAAGGCGACACGGTAGCACGCATAGGTGGCGACGAGTTTGTGCTCTTGCTGGAAAACCTCAGCGAATCCACCCATGAAGCAGCCAGCCAGATAGAAATGGTAGGCAAGAAAATACTCGCTGCACTGAACCAGCCGTATGACCTCGAAGGCTATGAATGCCATAGCACCCCCAGCATAGGCGCGACCCTGATTGCTGACCAGGACAATGGCTATGAAGAGTTGATGAAGCAGGCCGACCTCGCGATGTATGCTGCCAAGACGGCGGGCCGCAATACCCTGCGCTTTTTTGACCCTGCCATGCAAGCCGTGGTCAGCTCACGCGCCCGGATGGAAAAAGAATTGCGCGACGCCTTGCGCGAACAGCAATTGCGCCTGTTTTACCAGCCCCAGGTTGGCCGCGACGGTGAACTGCTGGGGGCAGAGGCCCTGGTACGCTGGCAGCACCCTCAGCGCGGCATGATCTCACCTGCCGAATTCATCCCGCTGGCAGAAGCCACAGGCCTGATCCTGCCACTGGGCCAGTGGGTCTTGCGCACCGCCTGCATGCAATTACTGGATTGGGCCAACGACCCCGCCAGTGCAAAACTGACCATTGCCGTGAATGTCAGTGCCCGCCAGTTCAGGCAGATAGATATCGTCGAACAGGTCCTGGGCATACTGCAAGAAACCGGGGCCAACCCGCAATTGCTGAAACTGGAATTGACAGAAAGCCTGCTGGTCGATGATGTGGAAGATACCATCACAAAGATGGAACAACTGAAAGCCGCAGGCCTGTGCTTCTCTCTTGACGATTTTGGTACCGGCTATTCTTCCCTGACTTACCTGAAACGCCTGCCGCTGGATCAGCTCAAGATAGACCAGTCCTTTGTACGCGATGTCCTGACTGACCCCAACGATGCCGCCATCGCCAGGACCATCGTCGCCCTGAGCCAGAGCATGGGCCTGTCTGTCATCGCCGAAGGGGTGGAAAGCGCCGAACAGAGGGATTACCTCGCCAGCCAGGGTTGCTTTGCCTATCAGGGCTATCACTTTGGCAAGCCTGTCCCTATTGCTGACTTCACCACGGCCCATCTTGATCAGCCGGGTCTGCCCTGA
- a CDS encoding lmo0937 family membrane protein — MLYTIAVILLIMWLLGMVSAYTIGGFIHILLVIAIVMILVRVIRGERL; from the coding sequence ATGCTCTATACCATCGCTGTTATTTTACTGATCATGTGGTTGCTTGGCATGGTGTCGGCTTACACCATCGGTGGCTTTATTCATATTCTTCTGGTCATCGCCATTGTCATGATACTGGTTCGTGTCATACGAGGCGAACGACTCTGA
- a CDS encoding sorbosone dehydrogenase family protein translates to MKPTIPIFSTCVLLSLQVCLVAPVESNTLADTPGFGSQPVLPEPEKKLLPTINIAKAIGWEQGDKPLAADGLVVHAYAQELDHPRMMHVLPNGDVLVAESNAPAVHDTVTGVKRIKKWVESVVKGSAGAQVKSADRITLLRGMDSQGKATTRTVFLEGLHSPFGMALVGDYLYVANTDAIMRYPYQRGQTQITTPGVKLVDLPAGKINHHWTKDLIASPDGLRLYVSVGSNSNVAENGMDKEVGRAAIHEIEIATGHTRVFASGLRNANGLAWQPQSGALWAAVNERDELGNDLVPDYMTSVVDGAFYGWPYSYFGQHVDVRVKPQRPDLVAKAIAPDYALGAHTASLGLTFYSAKMLPERYAGGAFIGQHGSWNRQPHSGYKVIFVPFANGKPSGAPQDVLTGFLTADGKAKGRPVGVVVDKAGALLVADDVGNIIWRVSAK, encoded by the coding sequence ATGAAACCCACAATACCCATTTTCAGCACCTGTGTGCTGCTGAGCCTGCAAGTCTGCCTGGTCGCGCCTGTGGAGTCAAACACACTTGCTGACACGCCAGGTTTTGGCAGCCAGCCCGTATTGCCTGAGCCGGAAAAAAAATTGCTGCCCACCATTAATATCGCCAAGGCGATAGGCTGGGAACAAGGTGATAAACCACTCGCTGCCGATGGGTTGGTTGTTCATGCCTATGCGCAAGAACTTGATCATCCGCGCATGATGCATGTATTACCAAACGGGGACGTGCTGGTGGCAGAAAGTAACGCGCCAGCGGTACATGACACTGTCACTGGCGTCAAGCGCATCAAGAAATGGGTGGAGTCTGTGGTCAAGGGTTCAGCCGGTGCCCAGGTGAAAAGCGCTGACCGCATCACGCTGTTGCGTGGCATGGATAGTCAGGGTAAGGCAACAACGCGCACCGTATTCCTGGAAGGCCTGCATTCACCTTTTGGCATGGCACTGGTCGGTGACTATCTGTATGTTGCCAATACCGATGCCATCATGCGTTACCCTTACCAGCGTGGGCAGACGCAGATCACGACACCCGGAGTAAAGCTGGTCGATCTGCCTGCCGGAAAAATCAACCACCACTGGACCAAGGATCTGATTGCCAGCCCCGATGGTTTGCGTCTGTATGTCTCGGTAGGGTCGAACAGCAATGTAGCTGAAAATGGCATGGATAAAGAAGTGGGACGTGCTGCCATCCATGAGATCGAGATCGCCACTGGCCACACACGTGTATTTGCCAGCGGCTTGCGCAATGCCAATGGCCTGGCATGGCAACCGCAAAGTGGTGCTTTATGGGCGGCAGTCAATGAAAGGGACGAGTTGGGCAATGACCTGGTCCCCGACTACATGACTTCAGTGGTGGATGGTGCATTTTATGGCTGGCCCTACAGTTATTTTGGTCAGCATGTGGATGTACGTGTCAAACCACAAAGGCCCGATCTTGTCGCCAAAGCCATTGCCCCGGATTATGCATTGGGTGCGCACACGGCATCGCTGGGTCTGACATTCTATAGTGCAAAAATGCTGCCTGAACGCTATGCCGGAGGCGCATTTATTGGGCAACATGGCTCATGGAACCGCCAGCCGCATAGCGGCTATAAAGTCATCTTTGTACCGTTTGCAAATGGCAAGCCCAGCGGTGCACCGCAAGATGTACTGACCGGGTTTTTAACTGCAGATGGCAAAGCCAAAGGACGTCCTGTTGGCGTTGTCGTCGATAAGGCGGGGGCTCTGCTGGTGGCAGATGACGTTGGTAATATCATCTGGAGGGTCTCGGCAAAATAA
- a CDS encoding ABC transporter permease: MPAAPVSPIKSATRVASEVASSRAANDPARMPARILQTAPGVLQFSGTWTVCQLGNVMRQLDGLLMRHAAVLQLDGQQIQKIDSITAWVLQTRLKKLRDSGVLISMQGWPAQYQQMLDGLGELPQDAVPDKMMPGVLARAGKATVDIFKDNLALLSFVGETAVSLLGLFLHPRRWRGRTILHNIQIAGFEALPIVGVTSFLLGIVIAYQGADQLKHYGANIFVVELLGYAMLREFAPLITAIIIAGRSGSAYAAQIGTMVVTEEIDALQTIGIKPIELLVLPKLIALMLALPLLTLFADLIGIIGGMLMASSQLDVGMHEFVDRFATEIPLKTLLIGLGKSLVFAAVIVIIGCYQGFRTRGNADSVGRQTTRSVVQAIFIVIVLDAVFSVIFNLLGL, translated from the coding sequence ATGCCTGCTGCTCCTGTCAGTCCCATCAAATCTGCCACCAGGGTGGCAAGCGAAGTTGCCAGCTCCAGGGCTGCCAATGATCCAGCGCGCATGCCTGCCCGCATACTGCAAACTGCGCCGGGCGTGCTGCAATTTTCCGGTACATGGACAGTTTGCCAGCTTGGCAATGTCATGCGTCAGCTTGATGGCCTGCTCATGCGGCATGCAGCGGTATTGCAACTGGACGGGCAGCAAATTCAAAAGATAGACAGCATCACGGCCTGGGTCTTGCAAACACGTTTGAAAAAATTGCGTGACAGCGGTGTGCTGATCAGCATGCAAGGCTGGCCTGCGCAATATCAGCAAATGCTTGATGGGCTGGGTGAATTGCCACAGGATGCTGTTCCGGACAAAATGATGCCAGGCGTGCTGGCAAGAGCCGGCAAAGCCACTGTCGATATCTTCAAAGACAACCTGGCGCTACTGAGCTTTGTAGGGGAAACTGCTGTCAGCCTGCTGGGCCTGTTCCTGCATCCGCGCCGCTGGCGTGGTCGCACTATCCTGCACAATATCCAGATCGCCGGTTTTGAAGCGCTGCCCATAGTCGGTGTCACATCATTCTTGCTCGGTATCGTCATCGCCTATCAGGGAGCAGACCAGCTCAAGCATTATGGCGCGAATATCTTTGTCGTTGAACTGCTGGGTTACGCCATGCTGCGTGAATTTGCACCGCTGATCACGGCCATCATCATTGCTGGCCGCTCTGGTTCTGCCTATGCGGCACAGATAGGCACCATGGTCGTCACAGAAGAAATCGATGCCCTGCAAACCATAGGTATCAAACCCATAGAGTTACTGGTGCTACCAAAACTCATCGCGCTGATGCTAGCCTTGCCCTTGCTGACCCTGTTTGCCGACCTGATCGGCATCATTGGCGGCATGCTGATGGCCAGTAGCCAGCTGGATGTGGGCATGCATGAATTTGTTGATCGCTTTGCCACGGAGATCCCGCTCAAGACCCTGCTCATCGGCTTGGGTAAATCACTGGTGTTTGCCGCGGTGATCGTCATCATCGGCTGCTACCAGGGCTTCCGCACCAGAGGTAATGCCGACAGTGTCGGTCGCCAGACTACCCGCAGTGTGGTGCAGGCGATCTTTATCGTCATCGTGCTCGACGCGGTATTTTCCGTCATCTTTAATTTGCTGGGACTTTAA
- a CDS encoding M50 family metallopeptidase, which translates to MASQQMPFDPVHGASNRGLGHRRMLLSLMAVFFLLWIVLPLLLPAQAYLLYWLTAPLRYLGVFVHEMGHGLASLLSGGSFYWFQMDGDGGAAITSGGWQSLVLLGGLLGPAVSGSILLMVSTRAEKLRIAYLVLLLFFVCGAYYMIKPVFLSSSTYPILAQWHATHLLGLILPVSLILMTVMLMRAPDAWQRLVLQCLGIVMCYSAFSDTSYIFQYEALRNGMYSDAREFAALFSPFSVQGLPWLVFVFFAALIAVLNFALLGLGVGRALRKTA; encoded by the coding sequence ATGGCAAGCCAGCAGATGCCGTTTGATCCAGTACATGGTGCCAGCAACCGCGGCCTGGGGCACAGGCGCATGCTGCTTTCACTGATGGCGGTGTTTTTCCTGTTATGGATAGTCTTGCCGCTGCTATTGCCTGCCCAAGCGTATCTGTTGTACTGGCTGACCGCGCCGCTGCGCTATCTGGGGGTATTCGTACATGAGATGGGGCATGGGCTGGCCAGCCTGCTCAGTGGTGGTTCGTTTTACTGGTTCCAGATGGATGGCGATGGTGGTGCGGCGATTACCAGCGGTGGCTGGCAAAGCCTGGTCTTGCTGGGTGGTTTATTGGGGCCAGCGGTGTCTGGCAGCATCTTGCTGATGGTCTCGACCCGGGCAGAGAAGTTGCGGATAGCGTATTTGGTCCTGTTGCTTTTCTTTGTTTGCGGTGCTTACTACATGATCAAGCCGGTTTTCTTGAGCAGCAGCACTTATCCCATACTGGCGCAATGGCATGCCACACATTTGCTGGGCCTGATCTTGCCCGTCAGCCTGATACTGATGACTGTCATGCTGATGCGTGCGCCAGACGCCTGGCAGCGGCTGGTCTTGCAATGCCTGGGCATCGTCATGTGTTACTCGGCCTTCAGTGATACCAGCTATATCTTCCAGTATGAAGCCTTGCGCAATGGCATGTATTCAGATGCAAGGGAATTTGCGGCGCTGTTTTCACCTTTCAGCGTGCAGGGCTTGCCCTGGCTGGTGTTTGTATTTTTTGCAGCACTGATTGCAGTACTGAATTTTGCCTTGCTGGGCCTGGGAGTAGGGCGGGCATTACGCAAAACGGCTTAG
- a CDS encoding MlaD family protein: METKVNYAAVGAFVLALGALLVAAVLWLSVGLGKRQQTVLYQSIVNESVAGLNLDAPVKYQGVNVGKVRTISLDPANPQQVQLVFAIAAGTPIKTDTLAVLKTQGLTGIAYVELSGGSPAAPLLQAREGQAYPQIPTKPSLSARLENVLSAVLANLDRTAANVNAILNDENRAAFGKILRDTSTVMDTLASQKNAMRMAISNAAITTANTAQASAKIDLLFQRIGKSADAVASMADKAGMASDSTRKTADELGGGVRQLSSDTLPELQRLMAELTTLSASMTRLIEQTEHNPSSLIRGRQTPPAGPGEAK; this comes from the coding sequence ATGGAAACCAAAGTAAATTATGCCGCTGTCGGTGCCTTTGTGCTGGCATTGGGCGCGCTGCTGGTGGCCGCGGTATTGTGGCTTTCCGTCGGTTTGGGAAAACGTCAGCAGACTGTCTTGTATCAATCCATCGTCAATGAGTCGGTGGCGGGCCTGAACCTCGATGCGCCTGTCAAATACCAGGGCGTGAATGTCGGCAAGGTGCGCACTATCAGCCTTGACCCTGCCAATCCCCAGCAAGTGCAACTGGTGTTCGCCATCGCTGCAGGTACACCCATCAAGACTGATACCCTGGCTGTTCTCAAGACCCAGGGCCTGACCGGTATTGCCTATGTCGAGTTGAGCGGCGGTTCACCGGCAGCGCCATTATTGCAGGCCAGGGAAGGCCAGGCTTATCCACAGATACCCACCAAGCCGTCACTCAGTGCCAGGCTGGAGAATGTACTGAGTGCCGTGCTGGCCAATCTCGACCGTACAGCCGCCAATGTTAACGCAATACTGAATGATGAAAACCGCGCTGCCTTTGGCAAGATTTTGCGTGATACCTCAACTGTCATGGATACACTGGCCTCGCAAAAAAATGCCATGCGCATGGCCATCAGCAATGCCGCCATCACCACCGCCAACACTGCACAGGCCAGTGCCAAGATTGATCTCTTGTTCCAGCGCATAGGCAAGAGTGCCGATGCCGTCGCCAGCATGGCAGACAAGGCAGGCATGGCCAGCGACAGCACCAGGAAAACTGCAGACGAGCTCGGTGGCGGTGTGCGCCAGTTAAGCAGCGATACCCTGCCGGAATTGCAGAGGCTAATGGCAGAGCTGACGACCCTGTCAGCCTCGATGACCCGTCTCATAGAGCAGACAGAACATAATCCCAGCAGCCTGATCAGAGGGCGGCAAACCCCACCGGCAGGTCCGGGCGAAGCTAAATAA
- a CDS encoding ABC transporter ATP-binding protein: MNTDQPTSPAQAYDYAIDMQQVCTRFGDKIVHEGLDLQIRRGEIFAIVGGSGSGKSTLLREMILLHTPDSGTVKVLGMDLADISDEQASSLRQRCGVMFQKGGLFGTLTVTENIGLPLREHSELDDKSINDIAALKLAISGLKPEAAGLYPAELSGGMLKRAALARALALDPELLFLDEPTAGLDPASAGGLDTLLRHLHELYQPTIVMITHDLDLLWQVTHRVAVLGEGKVLAVGSMEELSQLQHPVIRDYFDGARGRAAQQQAQRTQQAGDIEFRNEQKNDHNSVHKSAQGTPWKPK; this comes from the coding sequence ATGAATACAGACCAGCCCACAAGCCCGGCGCAAGCGTATGACTACGCCATAGACATGCAGCAAGTCTGCACCCGCTTTGGTGACAAGATCGTGCATGAAGGCCTGGACTTGCAGATACGCCGTGGCGAGATATTCGCAATTGTTGGTGGTAGCGGTTCTGGTAAATCGACCTTGCTGCGCGAGATGATCTTGTTGCATACACCAGACTCAGGCACGGTCAAAGTGCTGGGCATGGACCTGGCTGATATCAGCGATGAGCAAGCCAGCTCTTTACGGCAGCGCTGCGGCGTGATGTTCCAGAAAGGCGGCCTGTTTGGCACCCTGACTGTCACAGAGAACATCGGCCTGCCCTTGCGTGAGCACAGTGAGCTGGATGATAAAAGCATCAATGATATCGCCGCACTCAAGCTCGCAATAAGCGGCCTCAAGCCCGAAGCTGCGGGCCTTTACCCGGCAGAGCTGAGTGGCGGAATGTTGAAGCGGGCGGCACTGGCCAGGGCACTGGCGCTGGACCCTGAGCTATTGTTTCTTGATGAGCCGACTGCCGGGCTGGACCCGGCCAGCGCCGGTGGGCTCGATACCCTGCTGCGTCATTTGCACGAGCTGTACCAGCCTACCATTGTCATGATCACCCATGATCTTGACCTGCTATGGCAAGTCACACACAGGGTAGCGGTACTGGGTGAGGGCAAGGTGCTGGCAGTGGGCAGCATGGAAGAATTATCGCAACTGCAGCACCCCGTCATCCGCGATTATTTTGATGGCGCACGTGGCAGGGCTGCACAGCAACAGGCGCAACGGACGCAACAGGCAGGCGACATTGAATTCAGGAACGAGCAAAAGAATGATCACAACAGCGTACACAAGAGCGCACAGGGAACCCCATGGAAACCAAAGTAA
- a CDS encoding ABC-type transport auxiliary lipoprotein family protein: MKHLTASSFVSIMAIALTGCSALQPANVPPMAVYRLEATAPGSSVAPANVTASILVGNIRAAAGFDTSRMLYTRQPYQVEEFQQSQWQKPPAAMLMPLVATALESTGMFKAVLQAPNATLTTYRLDLELLSLQQDFSSKPSHVQFKLRAHLSDRQTQQVMAWREFSISIPTASEDAYGSVLASNQAVAQVLQQLRVFCVEQITLAAQARKKQP, translated from the coding sequence ATGAAACACTTAACCGCAAGCAGTTTTGTCTCCATCATGGCAATCGCCCTGACTGGCTGCTCCGCCCTGCAGCCTGCCAATGTGCCGCCCATGGCCGTCTACAGACTGGAGGCCACCGCGCCCGGCAGCTCAGTCGCACCCGCCAATGTCACGGCCAGTATCCTGGTTGGCAATATCCGCGCGGCTGCCGGTTTTGACACCAGTCGCATGCTCTATACACGCCAGCCGTATCAGGTAGAAGAATTCCAGCAAAGCCAGTGGCAAAAGCCGCCCGCTGCAATGCTCATGCCGCTGGTGGCAACGGCGCTGGAATCGACCGGCATGTTCAAGGCTGTTCTGCAAGCACCCAATGCGACGCTGACAACTTACCGTCTGGACCTTGAGCTGTTGAGTCTGCAACAAGACTTCAGCAGCAAGCCCAGCCATGTTCAGTTCAAGCTGCGCGCCCATTTGTCTGACCGCCAGACTCAGCAGGTCATGGCCTGGCGTGAATTCAGCATCAGTATCCCCACTGCGAGTGAAGATGCCTATGGCAGCGTGCTCGCCAGCAATCAGGCGGTAGCCCAGGTCTTGCAGCAACTGAGGGTATTTTGTGTAGAGCAGATTACGCTGGCAGCGCAGGCAAGAAAAAAGCAGCCCTGA